ATCACGTGCTGCGCGATACCGTCCTCACGGCGGAGCGCACCCATCCGCCCCGGCGCGTGACCACCGACGCCACGTTCCGCCCGCTGCTCTCCGACGCGGACTGGGCCGGCGCCCTGACCCTCCGGATGGCCGTGAACGCCGCCGACCCGGACGGCCACGAGGAGAGCGGGTACGCCGAGTTCTCCCGCCGCAAGCTCGCGTCGTACCGCCGGGCGCAGGAAGCCGGTCACGGCGCGTACTTCGGCGCCTTCGACGACGGCGCGGTGCTGTCGGGCCTGGGCATCTTCGATGCAGGCGAGGGCGTGGCCCGCTACCAGAGCGTCGAGACGCATCCGGACGCGCGCTCGCGGGGGCTGGCGGGCACGCTGGTGCACACGGCCGGCGGGTGGGCGCGCGAGCATCTGGGCGCCCGCACGCTGGTGATCGTGGCGGACCCTGAGTACCACGCGCAGGCGCTGTACGAGCGCGTGGGCTTCACGCCGACCGAGGTGCAGCTCGGATTCCAGAAGCGCCCAGCCACGGACTAGACGCGCCGGAGGGCCTCGTGC
This region of Deinococcus metalli genomic DNA includes:
- a CDS encoding GNAT family N-acetyltransferase; translated protein: MTRSLAYFTDVALRRHEGSVTTREGDVTVVRSPQNPTFWWGNFLLMPAPPVPGDLARWEALFARHHPGAAHRAFGVDTGGADAGDAAPFVDAGYHVLRDTVLTAERTHPPRRVTTDATFRPLLSDADWAGALTLRMAVNAADPDGHEESGYAEFSRRKLASYRRAQEAGHGAYFGAFDDGAVLSGLGIFDAGEGVARYQSVETHPDARSRGLAGTLVHTAGGWAREHLGARTLVIVADPEYHAQALYERVGFTPTEVQLGFQKRPATD